Proteins from one Hydrogenophaga sp. SL48 genomic window:
- a CDS encoding Bug family tripartite tricarboxylate transporter substrate binding protein — protein MNLNAEQHGSLGSVTRRWTARALLAVVVCASGLAFAQSESSYPSRPIKLIVPFVPGGPNDIAARLIAPHLAERLKTSVIVTNIGGAGGRIGSKAVTAAPPDGYTIMIGGTNLNVVIPAVFKGLDYDPVKDFVPVGAIATDAMVLAIHPGLPVKNVAEFVQYSKSHPGKVNAGSAPGIGPHFVIELFKLRTGADMTFVPYKGAALAIQDTLGGHLAMTVTNKAVLLPLIQKNQLRALAVTSPSRMADMPDVPTLKESGVLDVPSVNWYGLLAPAATPPAVVSRLQSALREVGKLPAVLEGIRKLGLEPEFEEDFGAALAAQRREWAVIARESRITLE, from the coding sequence ATGAACTTGAATGCTGAACAACACGGGTCACTGGGGTCCGTCACTCGCCGATGGACTGCGCGGGCCCTGCTGGCTGTGGTGGTGTGCGCATCGGGTTTGGCTTTCGCCCAGTCCGAGTCGAGCTATCCCTCCAGGCCGATCAAGCTCATTGTTCCGTTCGTCCCCGGGGGGCCCAACGACATCGCGGCGCGACTGATTGCGCCTCACCTGGCCGAACGACTGAAGACCTCGGTCATCGTGACCAACATCGGCGGTGCGGGTGGACGCATCGGGTCCAAAGCGGTGACCGCTGCGCCACCCGATGGGTACACGATCATGATCGGTGGCACCAACCTCAACGTGGTGATCCCGGCCGTCTTCAAGGGGCTGGACTACGACCCGGTGAAGGACTTTGTTCCCGTGGGCGCCATCGCCACCGACGCCATGGTGCTGGCGATTCACCCGGGCCTGCCGGTGAAAAACGTGGCCGAGTTCGTGCAGTACAGCAAGAGCCATCCAGGCAAGGTGAATGCGGGCTCGGCGCCGGGTATCGGTCCGCATTTCGTGATCGAGCTGTTCAAGCTGCGCACGGGTGCCGACATGACTTTTGTTCCCTACAAAGGGGCCGCACTGGCGATCCAGGACACGCTGGGTGGGCACCTGGCGATGACCGTCACCAACAAGGCCGTTCTGCTGCCGTTGATACAGAAAAACCAGCTGCGAGCGCTGGCCGTGACCAGCCCCTCGCGCATGGCCGACATGCCCGACGTTCCCACGCTCAAGGAAAGCGGGGTGCTTGATGTGCCGTCGGTCAACTGGTATGGGCTGCTGGCGCCTGCGGCCACGCCGCCAGCGGTGGTTTCCCGCCTGCAATCGGCGCTGCGAGAGGTCGGCAAATTGCCCGCCGTGCTGGAGGGCATTCGAAAGCTGGGGCTCGAGCCCGAGTTCGAAGAGGACTTCGGTGCTGCCCTGGCCGCGCAGCGACGGGAGTGGGCGGTGATTGCCAGGGAGTCGCGCATCACGCTGGAGTGA
- a CDS encoding porin, whose product MKHTHLTIAMAGLLTAASASAQSHVTVFGVADAAIRHTSNGSESGSSLASGGMAGSRFGVRVEEDLGGGLKAGGWIEGTVNLDNGTANATRLWNRRTTVSLSGPMGEVVLGRSLTPGYTAFGEYDTFGTSGIADQGKFHSTAFGSGIEGTGLWARADNSVAYNTPKTLGGFYANAMWAADEGVPATGFRGVRLGYAAGPLNISGAYSVIDATAGDHKRTSLAGRYDLGVVKLFGSLVVNEYLEAKRTVTQLGVHVPVGSAGTVRANITRADASGQQGAASISGDDATQVALGYVHALSKRTSLYGTYARITNKGAAKFAVGTPPAAVVGQASRGIEFGLSHRF is encoded by the coding sequence TTGAAACACACCCACCTCACCATCGCCATGGCAGGCCTGCTGACCGCGGCCAGCGCATCTGCACAAAGCCATGTCACTGTCTTCGGCGTTGCCGACGCGGCGATCCGCCACACCAGCAACGGCTCTGAGTCCGGCAGCAGCCTGGCCAGCGGTGGCATGGCAGGCAGCCGGTTCGGCGTTCGGGTGGAAGAAGACCTGGGCGGTGGTTTGAAAGCGGGCGGATGGATCGAGGGCACAGTGAACCTCGACAACGGCACCGCCAACGCCACCCGCCTCTGGAACCGCCGCACCACCGTCAGCCTGTCCGGCCCGATGGGCGAGGTCGTCCTGGGCCGTTCCTTGACACCGGGCTACACCGCCTTCGGTGAGTACGACACCTTTGGCACCAGCGGGATCGCTGATCAGGGCAAGTTCCACTCGACAGCGTTCGGCAGCGGCATCGAAGGCACCGGTCTCTGGGCCCGCGCCGACAACTCGGTGGCCTACAACACGCCCAAGACACTGGGTGGTTTCTACGCCAACGCCATGTGGGCTGCGGACGAAGGCGTTCCCGCAACGGGTTTCAGAGGCGTCCGCCTCGGCTACGCAGCCGGACCGCTGAACATCTCTGGCGCCTACAGCGTGATCGACGCCACCGCGGGCGACCACAAGCGCACCTCGCTGGCCGGCCGCTACGACTTGGGCGTCGTCAAGCTCTTCGGCAGCCTGGTGGTCAACGAGTACCTTGAGGCCAAGCGCACCGTCACACAGCTGGGCGTCCATGTGCCGGTCGGGTCGGCTGGCACGGTGCGCGCGAACATCACCCGCGCCGACGCCTCCGGCCAGCAGGGTGCGGCCTCGATCAGCGGCGACGATGCCACGCAGGTGGCTCTGGGCTATGTGCACGCGCTGTCCAAACGCACCAGCCTGTACGGCACCTACGCCCGCATCACCAACAAGGGCGCTGCCAAGTTCGCCGTGGGCACGCCTCCGGCCGCCGTGGTCGGGCAGGCCTCCCGCGGCATCGAGTTCGGTCTGAGCCACCGCTTCTGA
- a CDS encoding glycoside hydrolase family 3 protein, whose protein sequence is MQAHLQARHVPWLDLAGLRFKDHNRNGQLDSYEDWRRPASERASDLVARMSLAEKGGAMMHANPPSSASSTLPGAGVAWAFPAVSEMVLGRHITAFLNRLNTGVREMAAQHNQLQAIAETGRLGIPALLSSDPRNQFAASQGVSVAAGAFTQWPDPAGLAAIGDEDLVRSHAASVRQEYRAVGIRMALSPMADLAVHPRWHRGSGCFGNEPQLAARLVRAYVEGMQAGDRGLSPESVVSVVKHWVGYGATQVDGFDAHNHYGRHMGASSADIESHIVPFTGAFAAAVGAVMPAYSLPPAGLTVQGTQGEIERVGVGFNRQLLTDVLRHRFGFAGVVMSDWHITDDASRACIEGAPPGSLPGPQDIAMPWGVEDLPRSERFAKAVLAGVDQFGGAQDPGGIIDAVQRGLLPMATLDQAVHRIMTQRFALGLFEDPYVDEDAAESLVGQDAAQAMALEAQRRSLVLLKNHRATLPLRGRTTLYLHQIDAELARRYGLEVAERPEDADLAIIGLTTPHEVLHPQHFFGRRYREGDTGFAEDDPTVRTFRQIAACVPTVVSIYLERPADLARIAPWATAIVAHFGLRPEALFDVLTGRHAPTGRLPFDLPWSGERPSPTELTTHRGQGLSYG, encoded by the coding sequence ATGCAAGCGCATCTGCAGGCCCGACATGTCCCGTGGCTGGACCTGGCGGGCCTGCGGTTCAAGGACCACAACCGCAACGGCCAGCTCGACTCCTATGAGGACTGGCGGCGGCCCGCCAGCGAGCGCGCGAGCGACCTCGTCGCTCGCATGAGCCTGGCCGAGAAGGGGGGCGCCATGATGCACGCCAACCCGCCGTCCTCGGCCTCGTCGACGCTGCCCGGCGCCGGCGTGGCCTGGGCGTTCCCCGCGGTGTCCGAGATGGTGCTCGGGCGCCACATCACGGCGTTTCTGAACCGGTTGAACACCGGGGTGCGCGAGATGGCTGCACAGCACAACCAGCTCCAGGCCATCGCCGAAACGGGCCGGCTGGGCATCCCGGCGCTGCTGTCGTCCGACCCTCGCAACCAGTTCGCCGCATCGCAGGGGGTCAGCGTGGCGGCGGGCGCCTTCACGCAGTGGCCGGACCCCGCCGGTCTGGCGGCCATTGGCGATGAAGATCTGGTGCGAAGCCATGCCGCGAGCGTGCGGCAGGAGTACCGCGCGGTGGGCATCCGGATGGCGCTCTCGCCAATGGCCGATCTCGCGGTCCATCCGCGCTGGCACCGCGGCAGTGGCTGCTTCGGCAACGAGCCCCAACTGGCCGCGCGCCTGGTGCGGGCCTATGTAGAAGGCATGCAGGCGGGTGACCGTGGTCTGTCGCCGGAGAGCGTGGTGTCGGTGGTCAAGCACTGGGTGGGCTACGGCGCCACACAGGTCGATGGCTTCGATGCCCACAACCACTACGGCCGGCACATGGGCGCCAGCAGTGCCGACATCGAATCGCACATCGTGCCATTCACCGGCGCCTTTGCCGCCGCCGTGGGGGCCGTGATGCCGGCCTACAGCTTGCCGCCCGCGGGCCTGACCGTGCAAGGGACCCAGGGTGAGATCGAACGCGTGGGCGTGGGCTTCAACCGGCAACTGCTGACCGACGTCCTGCGCCATCGGTTTGGCTTCGCCGGTGTGGTGATGTCCGATTGGCACATCACCGACGATGCCAGCCGCGCCTGCATCGAAGGAGCGCCACCCGGGAGCCTGCCGGGTCCGCAAGACATTGCCATGCCCTGGGGGGTGGAAGATCTGCCCAGGAGCGAGCGTTTCGCCAAGGCGGTGCTGGCCGGTGTGGACCAGTTTGGCGGTGCGCAGGATCCGGGCGGGATCATCGACGCGGTCCAGCGGGGACTGCTGCCCATGGCGACACTGGATCAAGCGGTGCACCGCATCATGACCCAACGGTTTGCGCTGGGCTTGTTCGAGGACCCCTACGTCGACGAGGACGCGGCCGAGTCCCTGGTGGGCCAGGATGCCGCGCAGGCGATGGCGCTGGAAGCGCAACGGCGCTCGCTGGTCCTGCTGAAAAACCACAGGGCCACGCTGCCGCTGCGCGGCAGGACGACGCTGTACCTGCACCAGATCGATGCCGAGCTGGCCCGGCGGTACGGGTTGGAGGTGGCAGAACGGCCCGAAGACGCCGACCTCGCCATCATCGGACTGACCACGCCCCATGAGGTGCTGCACCCGCAACATTTCTTCGGGCGCCGCTACCGCGAAGGTGACACGGGCTTTGCCGAAGATGACCCCACGGTCCGGACGTTTCGCCAGATCGCCGCCTGTGTGCCGACCGTGGTGTCGATCTACCTGGAGCGACCCGCCGACCTGGCCCGCATCGCGCCCTGGGCCACGGCCATCGTGGCGCACTTCGGTCTGCGCCCGGAGGCGTTGTTCGATGTGCTGACGGGTCGTCATGCGCCGACGGGCCGTTTGCCCTTTGATCTGCCTTGGAGCGGTGAACGGCCATCACCCACCGAGCTCACCACGCACCGTGGTCAGGGCCTGAGCTACGGTTGA
- a CDS encoding LysR substrate-binding domain-containing protein, which produces MDLRQLRYFVTVAEELNFSRAALRLHMSQPPLSHQIKMLEDELGIVLLERNRREVKLTAAGRTFLHDSRALLDQAQVALQRARLSGQGRTGTLRVGMATSAIDRVLPAFLAGVRERGAQAQVVLTDMGSEDQVRALTQDRIDLGFVHARVVAKALARRPVHIEGLAVVLPEGHALAGRSALGLLDLAEEPMVTFSREHRSALFDSLVAACMNAGFSPRLVHVARHPMSMFQMVRQGLGICVVPASYASAAGKGLCVFALPPEAGVIQIDAVWRPDITSPLLQEVVDVVLPDLVPTMGSSN; this is translated from the coding sequence ATGGATCTGCGTCAACTCCGCTATTTCGTGACCGTCGCTGAGGAGTTGAATTTCAGCCGCGCCGCGCTGCGCCTGCACATGAGCCAGCCGCCTTTGTCGCACCAGATCAAGATGCTGGAAGACGAGCTCGGCATCGTGCTGCTGGAGCGCAACCGACGCGAGGTCAAGCTCACGGCGGCCGGGCGCACCTTCCTCCACGACAGCCGCGCGCTGCTGGACCAGGCGCAGGTCGCGCTCCAGCGGGCCCGTCTTTCAGGGCAGGGGCGAACCGGCACGCTGCGGGTGGGCATGGCCACCTCGGCGATCGACCGCGTGTTGCCTGCGTTCCTGGCGGGTGTGCGCGAGCGCGGTGCGCAGGCTCAGGTGGTGTTGACCGACATGGGTTCGGAAGACCAGGTGCGCGCCCTGACACAGGACCGCATCGACCTGGGGTTCGTGCATGCCCGCGTGGTGGCCAAGGCACTGGCGCGCCGGCCGGTGCACATCGAAGGACTGGCCGTGGTCCTGCCCGAAGGCCATGCCTTGGCCGGGCGCAGCGCGCTGGGCCTGCTCGATCTGGCAGAGGAACCCATGGTCACTTTTTCGCGCGAGCACCGTTCGGCGCTGTTCGACTCGCTGGTGGCGGCCTGCATGAATGCGGGTTTCAGCCCGCGACTGGTGCACGTGGCGCGACACCCGATGAGCATGTTCCAGATGGTGCGGCAGGGGCTCGGCATCTGCGTGGTGCCGGCGTCCTATGCCAGCGCGGCAGGCAAGGGTCTGTGCGTCTTCGCCCTGCCACCCGAGGCGGGCGTGATCCAGATCGACGCGGTGTGGCGACCCGACATCACGTCGCCGCTGTTGCAGGAGGTGGTCGATGTCGTGCTGCCCGATCTGGTACCGACCATGGGCAGCTCGAACTGA
- the pcaF gene encoding 3-oxoadipyl-CoA thiolase: MTHAFICDAVRTPFGRYGGALSSVRADDLGAIPLRALLERHPQLDWEAVADVIYGCANQAGEDNRNVARMSALLAGMPVSLPGSTVNRLCGSGLDALGTAARAIKSGEAELMIAGGVESMSRAPFVMPKATSAFSRANSVEDTTIGWRFVNKLMKAQYGVDSMPETAENVATEFNISRADQDRMALDSQTKALAAQQAGVFDAEIVPVHVPQKKGDALVVNRDEHPRATTLEALAKLKGVVRPEGSVTAGNASGVNDGAAALLLASEAAAARHGLTPRARVVGMATAGVPPRIMGMGPAPATRKVLALTGLTLAQMDVIELNEAFAAQGLAVLRDLGLADDDVRVNPNGGAIALGHPLGASGARLATTAINQLHRGGGRYALCTMCIGVGQGIAVVLERV, from the coding sequence ATGACCCACGCTTTCATCTGCGACGCTGTGCGCACCCCCTTCGGCCGCTACGGCGGTGCCCTCTCCAGCGTGCGTGCCGACGACCTGGGTGCGATCCCTTTGCGGGCCTTGCTGGAACGCCACCCGCAACTGGACTGGGAAGCGGTGGCCGACGTGATCTACGGCTGCGCCAACCAGGCCGGCGAAGACAACCGCAACGTGGCGCGCATGAGCGCGCTGCTGGCGGGTATGCCCGTCTCGCTGCCCGGCTCCACGGTGAACCGCCTCTGCGGCTCGGGCCTGGACGCGCTGGGCACGGCGGCGCGCGCCATCAAGAGCGGCGAGGCCGAGCTGATGATCGCCGGCGGGGTGGAGAGCATGAGCCGCGCACCGTTCGTGATGCCCAAGGCGACCAGCGCGTTTTCGCGTGCCAACAGCGTGGAAGACACCACCATCGGCTGGCGCTTCGTCAACAAGTTGATGAAGGCGCAATACGGCGTGGACAGCATGCCCGAGACGGCTGAAAACGTGGCGACCGAGTTCAACATCTCGCGCGCTGACCAGGACCGCATGGCGCTGGACTCGCAGACCAAGGCCCTGGCGGCGCAGCAGGCCGGCGTGTTCGACGCCGAGATCGTGCCGGTGCATGTGCCGCAGAAGAAGGGCGATGCCCTGGTGGTGAACCGCGACGAACACCCGCGCGCCACCACGCTGGAAGCGCTCGCCAAGCTGAAAGGTGTGGTGCGGCCCGAGGGCAGCGTGACCGCCGGCAACGCCTCGGGTGTGAACGACGGCGCCGCCGCGCTGCTGCTGGCCAGCGAAGCCGCCGCCGCCCGCCACGGCCTCACGCCGCGCGCCCGTGTGGTCGGCATGGCCACCGCCGGTGTGCCGCCGCGCATCATGGGCATGGGTCCCGCACCGGCCACGCGCAAGGTGCTGGCGCTCACCGGCCTGACGCTGGCGCAGATGGACGTGATCGAACTCAACGAGGCCTTTGCCGCGCAAGGCCTGGCCGTGTTGCGCGACCTGGGCCTGGCCGACGACGATGTGCGTGTGAACCCCAACGGCGGCGCCATCGCCCTGGGCCACCCGCTGGGCGCGAGTGGCGCCCGCCTGGCCACCACCGCCATCAACCAGCTGCACCGCGGCGGTGGCCGCTACGCGCTGTGCACCATGTGCATCGGGGTGGGGCAGGGCATCGCGGTGGTGCTGGAACGGGTCTGA
- a CDS encoding MmgE/PrpD family protein, protein MHAVETFARFATGFAQAPLPAEVAHHAQRAVIDWYASIYPGLDTPAVQVLMQTMADDLDRGASHLVQGRSATTRAAALIQGTAAHAAEVDDSFRDAMYHPGAATIAAALAVAQSTGASGPEFLRAVVLGYEVSTRIGVVMGRPHYRYWHNTGTMGSFGAAAAAASLLKLDEAAFAHALAIAATFTAGLQQAFRLEAMAKPLHAGRAAEAGVLAAQLAAVGMRSSLDVLEGESGLGHAMSEGPDWSAVGATLGADFHITRLTFKNHIGCGHTFAAIDGVLALQQQHGFTHADIQHVALGVYQPTLDIAPHVDPQNADQARFSLHYMVATALVHGSVRLSAFEPDRLNDPATRALMQRIHKTLDPAVDAAFPGRRGARVTITLRDGRTLTLLQPDRKGDPELPLSDADLEGKLMELATPVIGEADARALLDRIWQLHQSAELP, encoded by the coding sequence ATGCACGCCGTTGAAACATTCGCGCGCTTTGCCACGGGCTTTGCCCAGGCACCCCTGCCCGCCGAGGTGGCGCACCACGCCCAGCGCGCGGTGATCGACTGGTACGCCTCGATCTACCCGGGCCTCGACACCCCGGCGGTGCAGGTGCTGATGCAGACCATGGCCGACGACCTGGACCGCGGTGCATCGCACCTGGTGCAGGGGCGGTCAGCCACCACGCGCGCGGCCGCCCTGATCCAGGGCACGGCCGCACACGCCGCCGAGGTGGACGACAGCTTTCGCGATGCGATGTACCACCCCGGTGCGGCCACCATCGCAGCGGCCCTGGCCGTGGCCCAGTCCACGGGCGCCAGCGGCCCCGAGTTCCTGCGCGCCGTGGTGCTGGGCTATGAAGTCTCCACCCGCATCGGCGTGGTGATGGGCCGCCCGCACTACAGGTACTGGCACAACACCGGCACCATGGGCAGCTTTGGCGCTGCCGCCGCCGCGGCGAGCCTGCTGAAGCTGGACGAGGCCGCCTTTGCCCACGCACTGGCCATCGCCGCCACCTTCACCGCCGGTCTGCAACAGGCCTTCCGCCTGGAAGCCATGGCCAAACCGCTGCACGCCGGGCGCGCGGCCGAGGCGGGTGTGCTGGCGGCGCAACTGGCCGCGGTCGGCATGCGCAGCTCGCTCGATGTGCTGGAGGGCGAATCCGGGCTGGGCCATGCCATGAGCGAAGGGCCCGACTGGTCCGCCGTGGGCGCCACCCTCGGAGCCGACTTCCACATCACCCGCCTGACCTTCAAGAACCACATCGGTTGCGGCCACACCTTTGCGGCCATCGACGGCGTGCTGGCCTTGCAGCAGCAACACGGCTTCACCCACGCCGACATACAACACGTGGCGCTCGGCGTCTACCAGCCCACGCTCGACATCGCCCCCCATGTGGACCCGCAGAACGCCGACCAGGCGCGCTTCAGCCTGCACTACATGGTGGCCACCGCGCTGGTGCACGGCAGCGTGCGCCTCTCGGCGTTTGAACCAGATCGCCTGAACGACCCGGCCACGCGTGCGCTGATGCAGCGCATCCACAAGACGCTCGACCCCGCCGTGGACGCGGCGTTCCCGGGCCGGCGCGGTGCGCGTGTGACCATCACCCTGCGCGACGGTCGAACCCTGACGCTGCTGCAACCCGACCGCAAGGGCGACCCCGAACTGCCGCTGTCCGACGCCGACCTGGAGGGCAAGCTGATGGAGCTGGCCACGCCGGTGATCGGCGAAGCCGATGCCCGCGCGCTGCTCGACCGCATCTGGCAACTGCACCAGAGCGCCGAACTTCCTTGA
- a CDS encoding 3-hydroxyacyl-CoA dehydrogenase NAD-binding domain-containing protein, with the protein MTPRVHLERDGEIAVIVIHNPPINAGSAAVRQGLMAAIETLRSDDTLEGAVLIGAGSTFIAGSDLREFGQPLTEPQLPSVIAAIEACGKPVVAALHGAALGGGFELALGCDARVAAPGTVVGLPEVTLGIIPGAGGTQRLPRIVGIPRAIRLICSGERVPAAAALEAGLVDQIATDDLRSAAVAHARQLKGKKQRVRERAVPTAQSADVDEASSAALKAGKRRPAVQAAIDAITATARVGIDDGLANERAVFQQLRVSREAFALRHQFFAERDSGKHPSLDGAVPRAVELVAVIGAGTMGSGIAIAVLDAGYRVLLLERDAAALERGAQRIHAHYASRVQGGKLSASGAAAVEARLQTSLDWAELAGADLIIEAVFEELGVKQQVFQRIDAVARPGAVLASNTSYLDLDAIAAATSRPHDVIGLHFFSPANVMKLMEVVRGQASAPGALATGLALGKRLKKLPVLTGNAFGFIGNRLYAAYRRQCEFMVEEGAWPEQVDAALQAFGFAMGPFAVADLSGLDIAWRMRQAQAATRDPLARYVHIPDRLCEAGRLGRKTGAGYYGYPEGSKGPQVDEAVHELIALCRAERGVTPRSLSDEEIVRRALLAIVNEAALLLAEGVAERATDVDVVLVNGYGFPRWEGGPVFWARERGAAALQDDMPWLAGLCGPGFVAGDLRHLLTTEN; encoded by the coding sequence ATGACGCCACGCGTGCACCTGGAACGGGATGGCGAGATCGCCGTCATCGTGATTCACAACCCGCCCATCAACGCCGGCTCGGCCGCCGTGCGGCAGGGTTTGATGGCCGCCATCGAGACCCTGCGCAGCGACGACACGCTCGAAGGCGCGGTGCTCATCGGCGCCGGCAGCACCTTCATCGCCGGGTCTGACCTGCGCGAGTTCGGCCAGCCGCTGACCGAGCCGCAACTTCCCTCGGTGATCGCCGCCATCGAGGCCTGCGGGAAACCCGTGGTGGCGGCGCTGCACGGCGCCGCGCTGGGCGGTGGCTTCGAGCTGGCGCTCGGCTGCGATGCGCGCGTCGCCGCGCCGGGCACCGTGGTCGGTCTGCCCGAGGTGACGCTGGGCATCATCCCCGGCGCGGGCGGCACGCAGCGGCTGCCGCGCATCGTCGGCATTCCGCGCGCGATCCGTTTGATCTGTTCGGGTGAACGGGTGCCCGCTGCGGCGGCGCTGGAGGCGGGCCTGGTGGACCAGATCGCCACCGACGATCTGCGCAGCGCTGCGGTGGCGCACGCCAGGCAGCTCAAAGGAAAGAAGCAGCGGGTGCGCGAACGGGCGGTGCCCACGGCCCAGAGCGCGGACGTGGATGAAGCCAGCAGCGCAGCACTCAAGGCCGGCAAGCGCCGACCCGCGGTGCAGGCGGCCATTGATGCCATCACCGCCACGGCCCGTGTGGGCATCGACGACGGCCTGGCCAACGAGCGCGCCGTGTTCCAGCAACTGCGTGTCTCGCGCGAGGCCTTCGCGCTGCGGCACCAGTTCTTTGCCGAACGCGACAGCGGCAAGCACCCTTCACTGGACGGCGCCGTTCCACGCGCCGTGGAGCTCGTGGCCGTGATCGGCGCGGGCACCATGGGTTCGGGCATCGCCATCGCGGTGCTGGACGCGGGCTACCGGGTGCTGCTGCTGGAACGGGATGCTGCCGCCTTGGAACGTGGCGCACAACGCATCCACGCGCACTACGCCTCGCGGGTGCAGGGCGGCAAGCTCAGCGCCAGTGGGGCCGCAGCGGTTGAAGCCCGGCTTCAGACCAGCCTGGACTGGGCCGAACTGGCCGGCGCCGACCTGATCATCGAGGCCGTGTTCGAAGAGCTGGGTGTGAAGCAGCAGGTGTTCCAGCGCATCGACGCCGTGGCGCGTCCGGGTGCGGTGCTGGCTTCCAACACCTCGTACCTGGATCTGGACGCCATTGCGGCGGCCACTTCGCGACCGCACGACGTGATCGGTCTGCACTTCTTCAGCCCCGCGAACGTCATGAAGCTGATGGAAGTGGTGCGCGGACAGGCCTCTGCGCCCGGTGCGCTGGCCACCGGCCTCGCGCTGGGCAAACGGCTGAAGAAGCTGCCGGTGCTGACCGGCAACGCCTTCGGCTTCATCGGCAACCGGCTGTACGCGGCCTACCGCCGCCAGTGCGAGTTCATGGTCGAAGAGGGCGCCTGGCCCGAACAGGTGGACGCCGCGCTGCAGGCCTTCGGTTTTGCCATGGGGCCGTTTGCGGTGGCCGACCTGTCGGGGCTGGACATCGCCTGGCGCATGCGCCAGGCCCAGGCCGCCACGCGCGACCCGCTGGCCCGCTACGTGCACATCCCCGACCGCCTCTGCGAAGCGGGCCGCCTGGGCCGCAAGACCGGTGCGGGCTACTACGGCTACCCCGAAGGCAGCAAGGGTCCGCAGGTGGACGAGGCCGTGCATGAACTCATCGCGTTGTGCCGTGCCGAAAGAGGCGTGACCCCGCGCAGCCTGAGCGACGAAGAGATCGTGCGCCGTGCGCTGCTCGCCATCGTCAACGAGGCCGCGCTGCTGCTGGCCGAAGGCGTGGCCGAACGCGCCACCGACGTGGACGTGGTGCTAGTGAACGGCTACGGCTTCCCGCGCTGGGAAGGCGGCCCGGTGTTCTGGGCCCGCGAACGCGGTGCTGCCGCGCTGCAGGACGACATGCCTTGGCTGGCCGGGCTCTGCGGGCCGGGCTTTGTGGCCGGCGACCTGCGCCACCTGCTCACGACGGAGAACTGA